A section of the Pseudomonas flavescens genome encodes:
- a CDS encoding PBS lyase, with amino-acid sequence MKHLKDWLQWLNSRPASDNYWENYRHREALEVLAGCKDDADWLTLSSHGNGFVREIAVRELRELPSPAALAVLLERVNDWVPPVRQQANAGVRQYLMSEHAPTLLYALQPLMALAERHRADHSKTLEAARTVLQGPEVRDAVLAAFLVQHGKSARFLFELLLEASDEPTSLLGKALVHREMTVRQMAVSACQMLPADLARPLLLRALATPGASVRVNALRYLLTSLDDPRPLLRQALLDASPAVRNLARWAAPRWQIDAREVLGARLEQRTPANKREWLGLLGLACELAVDLDDRWKDQAQQAPMSSVRLAAVESLKQADLSRQLVALDDACDKVFAKAVERLSSQDWNELASELDARLDHGWYELTNRRRAAILGMRPRWQQLKYLLIRLDRTPEEQGYWLEQLSVWCSKQYLMVDPTTSKGERAALLQRVERLEADGLVLKGSYERLR; translated from the coding sequence ATGAAACATCTGAAAGACTGGCTGCAGTGGCTGAACAGCCGCCCTGCTTCCGATAATTATTGGGAAAACTATCGTCACCGCGAAGCATTGGAAGTCCTCGCAGGCTGCAAGGACGACGCCGACTGGCTAACGCTGAGCAGTCACGGCAATGGCTTCGTGCGCGAGATCGCGGTGCGTGAACTGCGCGAGTTGCCGTCGCCAGCAGCTTTGGCTGTCCTGCTCGAACGGGTCAACGACTGGGTACCGCCGGTACGCCAGCAGGCCAATGCCGGCGTACGGCAATATCTTATGTCCGAGCATGCGCCAACGTTGCTGTATGCCCTGCAGCCCCTGATGGCGCTTGCAGAGCGTCACCGCGCCGATCACAGCAAAACGCTGGAGGCAGCGCGCACGGTGTTGCAGGGGCCCGAAGTGCGCGATGCGGTGCTGGCGGCCTTCCTCGTACAGCACGGCAAAAGCGCCCGGTTTCTTTTCGAGCTGTTGCTGGAGGCAAGCGACGAGCCAACCAGCCTGCTCGGCAAGGCACTGGTGCATCGTGAGATGACAGTACGACAAATGGCGGTGTCGGCCTGCCAGATGCTGCCAGCGGATCTGGCGCGTCCATTGTTGCTGAGGGCTTTAGCGACACCGGGCGCCAGTGTTCGGGTCAATGCCTTGCGGTATCTGCTGACGTCGCTCGATGACCCACGCCCATTGCTGCGCCAAGCGCTGCTGGATGCGTCACCTGCAGTACGCAACCTGGCACGCTGGGCTGCTCCACGCTGGCAGATCGACGCACGCGAAGTACTGGGTGCCCGCCTCGAACAGCGGACGCCAGCCAACAAGCGCGAATGGCTAGGGTTGCTTGGCCTGGCTTGCGAGCTGGCGGTCGACCTGGACGACCGCTGGAAAGACCAGGCCCAGCAGGCGCCCATGAGCAGCGTGCGTCTAGCTGCTGTCGAGAGCCTGAAACAGGCGGATCTATCGAGGCAGTTGGTGGCACTGGATGACGCCTGCGACAAGGTGTTCGCCAAAGCGGTAGAGCGCTTGAGTTCGCAGGACTGGAACGAGCTGGCCAGCGAACTCGACGCCAGGCTGGATCATGGATGGTATGAGCTAACCAACAGGCGGCGTGCGGCAATACTCGGGATGCGGCCACGCTGGCAGCAACTGAAGTACCTGTTGATACGCCTGGATAGAACCCCTGAAGAACAAGGGTATTGGCTGGAGCAACTGAGCGTCTGGTGCAGCAAACAATACCTGATGGTCGACCCGACAACCTCGAAGGGCGAACGAGCAGCGTTACTGCAGCGTGTCGAACGACTTGAAGCCGATGGACTTGTATTGAAAGGCAGTTACGAACGATTGCGTTAA
- the ettA gene encoding energy-dependent translational throttle protein EttA, which translates to MAQYVYTMHRLSKVVPPKREILKNISLSFFPGAKIGVLGLNGAGKSTLLRIMAGVDTEFDGEARPMPDINVGYLPQEPQLDPNKTVREAVEEAVSGIKDAQARLDEVYAAYAEPDADFDKLAAEQAKLEAILQASDGHNLERQLEVAADALRLPAWDARIEHLSGGEKRRVALCRLLLSAPDMLLLDEPTNHLDADSVAWLERFLHDFPGTVVAITHDRYFLDNVAGWILELDRGAGIPYEGNYSGWLEAKSSRLAQESKQQSAHEKAMKEELEWVRKGAKARQSKSKARLQRFEEMQSQEFQKRAETNEIYIPAGPRLGDKVIEFKNVTKGYGDRVLVEDLSFSVPKGAIVGVIGGNGAGKSTLFRMLMGKETPDAGSIEIGDTVQLACVDQSRDDLDGSKSVWEAVSDGLDQIKIGNYEVPSRGYVGRFNFKGADQQKFVKDLSGGERGRLHLALTLKEGANVLLLDEPSNDLDVETLRSLEDALLDFPGAAIVISHDRWFLDRVATHILSYEDDGVLFFEGNYTEYEADRKKRLGDAAAQPHRVRHKKLAQ; encoded by the coding sequence TTGGCTCAATACGTCTACACCATGCATCGGCTGAGCAAGGTCGTGCCGCCGAAGCGCGAGATCCTCAAGAACATTTCCCTGTCGTTCTTCCCGGGTGCCAAGATCGGCGTGCTCGGCCTGAACGGTGCGGGTAAGTCGACCCTGCTGCGCATCATGGCCGGGGTAGACACCGAGTTCGACGGCGAAGCCCGTCCGATGCCGGATATCAATGTCGGCTACCTGCCGCAGGAGCCGCAGCTCGACCCGAACAAGACCGTGCGTGAAGCGGTGGAAGAAGCCGTGAGCGGCATCAAGGACGCCCAGGCGCGCCTCGATGAGGTGTACGCCGCCTACGCCGAGCCGGATGCCGACTTCGACAAGCTGGCCGCCGAACAGGCCAAGCTGGAAGCCATCCTGCAGGCCAGCGATGGTCACAACCTGGAGCGTCAACTGGAAGTCGCTGCCGATGCCCTGCGTCTGCCGGCCTGGGACGCCAGGATCGAGCACCTGTCCGGTGGTGAGAAGCGCCGTGTGGCCCTGTGCCGCCTGCTGCTGTCGGCCCCCGACATGCTGCTGCTGGACGAACCGACCAACCACCTGGACGCCGACTCCGTGGCCTGGCTGGAGCGTTTCCTCCACGACTTCCCGGGTACCGTGGTCGCCATTACCCACGACCGTTACTTCCTCGACAACGTCGCCGGCTGGATTCTCGAACTCGACCGCGGCGCGGGCATCCCGTACGAAGGCAACTACTCCGGCTGGCTGGAGGCGAAATCGTCCCGTCTGGCCCAGGAGTCCAAGCAGCAGTCGGCCCACGAGAAGGCCATGAAGGAAGAGCTGGAGTGGGTGCGCAAAGGCGCCAAGGCCCGCCAGTCGAAATCCAAGGCTCGTCTGCAGCGCTTCGAGGAAATGCAGTCCCAGGAATTCCAGAAACGCGCCGAGACCAACGAAATCTACATCCCGGCCGGGCCGCGCCTGGGCGACAAGGTCATCGAGTTCAAGAACGTCACCAAGGGCTACGGCGACCGCGTACTGGTCGAAGACCTGTCGTTCAGCGTACCCAAGGGCGCCATCGTCGGCGTGATCGGCGGTAACGGTGCCGGTAAGTCGACCCTGTTCCGCATGCTGATGGGCAAGGAGACTCCGGACGCCGGCAGCATCGAGATCGGCGACACCGTGCAACTGGCCTGCGTGGACCAGAGCCGCGACGACCTGGACGGCAGCAAGTCGGTCTGGGAAGCGGTTTCCGATGGCCTGGATCAAATCAAGATCGGCAACTACGAGGTGCCGTCCCGTGGTTACGTGGGGCGTTTCAACTTCAAGGGCGCTGACCAGCAGAAGTTCGTCAAGGACCTCTCCGGTGGTGAGCGTGGCCGCCTGCACCTGGCCCTGACCCTGAAGGAGGGCGCCAACGTCCTGCTGCTCGACGAACCGTCCAACGACCTCGACGTGGAAACCCTGCGTTCGCTGGAAGACGCACTGCTGGACTTCCCTGGCGCCGCCATCGTGATTTCTCACGATCGCTGGTTCCTGGACCGCGTGGCGACCCACATCCTCTCCTACGAGGACGATGGCGTGCTGTTCTTCGAGGGCAACTACACCGAGTACGAAGCCGACCGCAAGAAGCGCCTCGGCGACGCCGCAGCCCAGCCACACCGGGTACGGCACAAGAAACTGGCGCAGTAA
- the rtcA gene encoding RNA 3'-terminal phosphate cyclase: MNKEILELDGAIGGGQVLRTALSLSMITGTPLRIHNIRAKRSRPGLLRQHLTAVLAAAQISTAEVEGAQMHATTLTFRPQAVRGGDYRFAIGSAGSCTLVLQTILPALLRAAEPSRVHISGGTHNPAAPPFDFLDQAWLPLLRRMGAQVELQLHRHGFVPAGGGELEAFIQPSQLLPLHLTERGAITGQHAQVLLAGIAGHVGERELERVGKRLKWADEDLHCTWLDHSHGPGNILMLTVACENLTEQFCAFGQTSVRAEAVADRAIEPLRQWLASEAAVAEHLADQLLLPMALAGAGSFTTTHLSEHLQSNIQVIEAFCPVTVSCTPTDKALRVEVSSRA, encoded by the coding sequence ATGAACAAGGAAATTCTCGAACTGGATGGCGCCATCGGCGGCGGCCAGGTGCTGCGCACCGCGCTGAGCCTGTCGATGATCACCGGCACGCCATTGCGTATTCACAACATCCGCGCCAAGCGCAGCCGGCCGGGCCTGCTGCGTCAGCACTTGACCGCCGTACTGGCTGCCGCGCAGATCAGCACGGCCGAGGTCGAGGGTGCGCAGATGCACGCCACTACCCTGACCTTCCGCCCGCAGGCAGTGCGCGGCGGTGACTACCGCTTCGCCATCGGCTCGGCGGGCAGCTGCACCCTGGTGCTGCAGACCATTCTGCCGGCCCTGCTGCGTGCCGCCGAACCGAGCCGCGTACACATCAGTGGTGGTACCCACAACCCGGCGGCGCCGCCTTTCGACTTTCTCGATCAGGCCTGGCTACCGCTGCTGCGGCGCATGGGCGCGCAGGTCGAACTGCAATTGCACCGCCACGGTTTCGTGCCGGCCGGTGGAGGCGAACTGGAGGCCTTCATTCAGCCCTCGCAACTGCTGCCGCTGCACCTGACCGAACGCGGTGCGATAACCGGGCAGCACGCACAGGTGCTGCTGGCCGGGATCGCCGGGCATGTCGGTGAGCGCGAACTGGAGCGTGTCGGCAAGCGCCTGAAGTGGGCGGACGAGGATCTGCACTGCACCTGGCTGGATCACAGTCACGGTCCCGGCAACATCCTCATGCTGACGGTGGCCTGCGAGAACCTGACGGAACAGTTCTGCGCCTTCGGACAGACCAGCGTGCGGGCCGAAGCGGTCGCCGACCGGGCCATCGAACCGCTGCGTCAGTGGCTTGCCAGCGAGGCGGCGGTAGCCGAGCACCTGGCCGACCAACTCTTGCTGCCCATGGCACTGGCGGGTGCGGGCAGCTTCACCACCACGCACCTGAGCGAGCACCTGCAAAGCAATATCCAGGTGATCGAGGCCTTCTGCCCGGTGACCGTCAGCTGCACGCCAACGGACAAGGCACTGCGGGTCGAGGTCAGCAGCCGAGCGTAG
- a CDS encoding nucleotidyltransferase domain-containing protein, with product MDMQQRHPLSDAMRARVLAELERVERERNVKVLYACESGSRAWGFASTDSDYDVRFVYVEKPDWFVQVDEGRDVIERPLDDELDVSGWELRKTLGLLRKSNPTLLEWLDSPLVYRQEGDATVRLRELAERFYSPPAARNHYLSMAKKNFRGYLQGESVRFKKYFYVLRPLLAVRWIDQGRGRPPMTFADLLQTVDDRALLEEVDELLALKRRADESAYGPRRTALHGFIEAQLERPVPKLPRTEADSGMLDDYLREMVRHYA from the coding sequence ATGGACATGCAACAACGCCACCCCCTCAGCGACGCCATGCGCGCTCGGGTACTGGCTGAACTCGAACGCGTCGAGCGCGAGCGCAACGTCAAGGTGCTGTACGCCTGCGAATCGGGCAGCCGCGCCTGGGGGTTCGCTTCGACCGATAGTGACTATGACGTGCGCTTCGTCTACGTGGAAAAGCCGGACTGGTTCGTCCAGGTCGATGAAGGCCGTGACGTGATAGAGCGTCCACTGGATGACGAGCTGGACGTCAGTGGCTGGGAGCTGCGCAAGACCCTCGGGCTGTTGCGCAAATCCAACCCCACGTTGCTGGAATGGCTGGACTCGCCCCTGGTGTATCGCCAGGAAGGCGACGCCACGGTGCGGCTGCGCGAACTGGCCGAACGGTTCTACAGCCCGCCGGCAGCGCGCAACCACTACCTGTCGATGGCCAAGAAGAACTTTCGTGGCTACCTGCAAGGCGAGTCGGTGCGTTTCAAGAAGTACTTCTACGTGCTGCGCCCGCTGCTGGCCGTACGCTGGATCGACCAGGGCCGCGGCCGGCCGCCAATGACCTTCGCCGACCTGCTGCAGACGGTGGACGACCGTGCACTGCTGGAGGAAGTCGACGAACTGCTGGCCCTCAAGCGCAGGGCCGATGAGTCGGCCTATGGCCCTCGGCGCACGGCCCTGCACGGCTTTATCGAGGCGCAGCTGGAACGGCCGGTGCCGAAACTGCCGCGCACCGAGGCGGACAGCGGCATGCTGGATGACTACCTGCGCGAGATGGTCAGGCACTACGCCTGA